The following proteins come from a genomic window of Castor canadensis chromosome 17, mCasCan1.hap1v2, whole genome shotgun sequence:
- the Litaf gene encoding lipopolysaccharide-induced tumor necrosis factor-alpha factor → MSLPGPYQAAAGPSSGPTAPPTYEETVGVSGYYPTPPAPMPGPTTGLVTGPDGKGMNPPSYYTQPSPVPNTNAIAVQTVYVQQPISFYDHPVQMCCPSCSKMIVTQLSYNAGALTWLSCGSLCLLGCVAGCCFIPFCVDALQDVDHYCPNCKALLGTYKRL, encoded by the exons ATGTCACTTCCCGGACCTTACCAGGCAGCTGCAGGGCCATCCTCTGGGCCCACCGCTCCCCCAACCTATGAAGAGACGGTGGGTGTCAGTGGTTACTATCCGACACCCCCGGCACCCATGCCCGGGCCGACCACTGGGCTGGTGACAGGTCCAGATGGGAAAGGCATGAATCCACCTTCGTATTACACCCAGCCGTCGCCTGTCCCCAATACCAATGCAA TTGCTGTTCAGACGGTCTACGTGCAGCAGCCCATCTCCTTTTATGACCACCCTGTCCAGATGTGCTGTCCTTCCTGCAGCAAGATGATCGTGACCCAGCTGTCCTACAACGCCGGTGCCCTCACCTGGCTTTCTTGTGGGAGCCTGTGCCTGCTGGG GTGTGTTGCAGGCTGCTGTTTCATCCCCTTCTGCGTGGACGCCCTGCAGGACGTGGACCACTACTGCCCCAACTGCAAAGCCCTGCTGGGCACCTACAAGCGCCTGTAG